A region of Scylla paramamosain isolate STU-SP2022 chromosome 25, ASM3559412v1, whole genome shotgun sequence DNA encodes the following proteins:
- the LOC135113363 gene encoding probable serine/threonine-protein kinase dyrk2: MIIISSSSSSSSSSSSQHFQNIPNTPKTCPTLPYTSPTLPKHHQHSQNITNTPINTTNTPKRFPSLLKHATTSKTLQSSLNILTIPKNIPTTPQSIPSILPHPDTFKAGSTSLPKP; the protein is encoded by the exons atgataataattagtagtagtagtagtagtagtagtagtagtagtagc CAACACTTCCAGAACATCCCCAACACTCCCAAAACATGCCCAACACTCCCATATACATCACCAACACTCCCAAAACATCACCAACACTCCCAAAACATCACCAACACTCCCAtaaacaccaccaacactcccAAAAGATTTCCATCACTCCTCAAACATGCCACCACTTCCAAAACATTGCAAAGCTCCCTAAACATCCTCACCATTCCCAAAAACATCCCCACGACTCCTCAAAGCATCCCCAGCATCCTCCCACACCCCGATACTTTCAAGGCAGGATCCACATCACTTCCTAAACCCTAA